In a genomic window of Polyodon spathula isolate WHYD16114869_AA chromosome 21, ASM1765450v1, whole genome shotgun sequence:
- the LOC121296280 gene encoding monocarboxylate transporter 4-like isoform X2, which produces MMVGGLFASLGMILASFATSIIQIYLTTGVVTGLGLALNFQPSLIMLNRYFDKKRPLANGLSAAGSPVFLCCLSPLGQVLQYNFGWRGGFLILGGMLLNCCVCGALMRPLEPPKKLVDQEEPSSKVVEKQKPKRKLLDFTVFKDRGFLIYTVAASIMVLGLFVPPVFVVSYAKDLGYQDTKAAFLLSILGFIDIFARPTCGIIAGLKWVRPRCVYLFAFAMIFNGVTDLVGSMSEDYTQLVIFCIFFGISYGMVGALQFEVLMAIVGTEKFPSAIGLVLLMEAMAVLVGPPSAGKILDATHRYMFVFMVAGCEVTLSALVLGFGNFFCIKKKPEKPMKEVTASPAESEKLTKPDEEEKRPESITVDSIEVEQFLKADTEKNGEVNTNPETCV; this is translated from the exons ATGATGGTAGGGGGGCTTTTCGCCTCTTTGGGGATGATTTTGGCTTCCTTTGCCACCAGCATCATTCAGATCTACCTCACCACTGGTGTCGTTACCG GTTTGGGTCTGGCCCTTAACTTCCAACCCTCGCTAATCATGTTGAACAGATACTTTGACAAGAAGAGACCCCTGGCTAATGGGCTGTCAGCTGCAGGAAGCCCTGTGTTTCTGTGCTGCCTGTCTCCACTGGGGCAGGTTCTCCAGTACAACTTTGGCTGGCGTGGGGGCTTCCTCATCCTCGGGGGGATGCTGCTCAATTGCTGTGTTTGTGGGGCGCTCATGAGGCCACTGGAGCCCCCCAAGAAGCTGGTAGACCAGGAGGAGCCATCCAGCAAGGTGGTCGAGAAGCAGAAGCCTAAGAGAAAGCTGCTTGACTTCACGGTCTTCAAAGACCGGGGTTTTTTGATCTACACAGTAGCAGCCTCCATCATGGTCCTGGGTCTCTTTGTGCCGCCAGTGTTTGTGGTCAGCTACGCCAAGGATTTGGGCTACCAGGACACCAAGGCTGCGTTCCTGCTTAGCATCTTGGGATTCATTGATATCTTTGCCCGGCCCACGTGCGGGATCATCGCTGGGCTCAAGTGGGTGCGCCCACGCTGTGTCTACCTCTTTGCTTTCGCCATGATCTTCAATGGAGTGACAGACCTGGTCGGCTCCATGTCTGAGGACTACACACAACTGGTGATCTTCTGCATCTTCTTTGGTATCTCCTACGGCATGGTTGGAGCGCTGCAATTTGAGGTCTTGATGGCCATCGTGGGCACAGAGAAATTCCCCAGCGCAATCGGCCTGGTTTTGCTCATGGAGGCCATGGCTGTGCTGGTTGGACCACCTTCTGCAG GGAAGATCCTGGATGCTACACATCGCTACATGTTTGTGTTCATGGTGGCTGGCTGTGAGGTGACGCTGTCTGCCCTGGTTTTGGGCTTTGGGAACTTCTTCTGCATCAAGAAGAAACCTGAGAAGCCCATGAAGGAGGTGACTGCAAGTCCAGCAGAGAGTGAGAAGCTCACGAAGCCTGACGAGGAGGAGAAGCGACCGGAGAGCATCACGGTGGACTCCATCGAGGTGGAGCAGTTCCTGAAGGCGGATACTGAAAAGAATGGCGAGGTGAACACAAACCCGGAGACATGCGTGTGA
- the LOC121296280 gene encoding monocarboxylate transporter 4-like isoform X1, whose product MGGAAVDDCPTGVKAPDGGWSWAVLFGCFVITGFSYAFPKAVSVFFKELIREFGVGYSDTAWISSILLAMLYGTGPLCSVLVNRFGCRPVMMVGGLFASLGMILASFATSIIQIYLTTGVVTGLGLALNFQPSLIMLNRYFDKKRPLANGLSAAGSPVFLCCLSPLGQVLQYNFGWRGGFLILGGMLLNCCVCGALMRPLEPPKKLVDQEEPSSKVVEKQKPKRKLLDFTVFKDRGFLIYTVAASIMVLGLFVPPVFVVSYAKDLGYQDTKAAFLLSILGFIDIFARPTCGIIAGLKWVRPRCVYLFAFAMIFNGVTDLVGSMSEDYTQLVIFCIFFGISYGMVGALQFEVLMAIVGTEKFPSAIGLVLLMEAMAVLVGPPSAGKILDATHRYMFVFMVAGCEVTLSALVLGFGNFFCIKKKPEKPMKEVTASPAESEKLTKPDEEEKRPESITVDSIEVEQFLKADTEKNGEVNTNPETCV is encoded by the exons ATGGGAGGTGCTGCTGTGGATGACTGCCCCACTGGAGTGAAGGCCCCGGATGGGGGGTGGAGCTGGGCGGTCCTCTTCGGCTGCTTTGTCATCACGGGATTCTCGTACGCCTTCCCCAAGGCGGTCAGTGTGTTCTTCAAGGAGCTCATTAGAGAGTTCGGAGTAGGATACAGTGACACCGCATGGATTTCCTCCATTTTGCTGGCCATGCTGTACGGGACAG GCCCCCTGTGCAGTGTCCTAGTGAACCGTTTTGGATGCCGTCCAGTTATGATGGTAGGGGGGCTTTTCGCCTCTTTGGGGATGATTTTGGCTTCCTTTGCCACCAGCATCATTCAGATCTACCTCACCACTGGTGTCGTTACCG GTTTGGGTCTGGCCCTTAACTTCCAACCCTCGCTAATCATGTTGAACAGATACTTTGACAAGAAGAGACCCCTGGCTAATGGGCTGTCAGCTGCAGGAAGCCCTGTGTTTCTGTGCTGCCTGTCTCCACTGGGGCAGGTTCTCCAGTACAACTTTGGCTGGCGTGGGGGCTTCCTCATCCTCGGGGGGATGCTGCTCAATTGCTGTGTTTGTGGGGCGCTCATGAGGCCACTGGAGCCCCCCAAGAAGCTGGTAGACCAGGAGGAGCCATCCAGCAAGGTGGTCGAGAAGCAGAAGCCTAAGAGAAAGCTGCTTGACTTCACGGTCTTCAAAGACCGGGGTTTTTTGATCTACACAGTAGCAGCCTCCATCATGGTCCTGGGTCTCTTTGTGCCGCCAGTGTTTGTGGTCAGCTACGCCAAGGATTTGGGCTACCAGGACACCAAGGCTGCGTTCCTGCTTAGCATCTTGGGATTCATTGATATCTTTGCCCGGCCCACGTGCGGGATCATCGCTGGGCTCAAGTGGGTGCGCCCACGCTGTGTCTACCTCTTTGCTTTCGCCATGATCTTCAATGGAGTGACAGACCTGGTCGGCTCCATGTCTGAGGACTACACACAACTGGTGATCTTCTGCATCTTCTTTGGTATCTCCTACGGCATGGTTGGAGCGCTGCAATTTGAGGTCTTGATGGCCATCGTGGGCACAGAGAAATTCCCCAGCGCAATCGGCCTGGTTTTGCTCATGGAGGCCATGGCTGTGCTGGTTGGACCACCTTCTGCAG GGAAGATCCTGGATGCTACACATCGCTACATGTTTGTGTTCATGGTGGCTGGCTGTGAGGTGACGCTGTCTGCCCTGGTTTTGGGCTTTGGGAACTTCTTCTGCATCAAGAAGAAACCTGAGAAGCCCATGAAGGAGGTGACTGCAAGTCCAGCAGAGAGTGAGAAGCTCACGAAGCCTGACGAGGAGGAGAAGCGACCGGAGAGCATCACGGTGGACTCCATCGAGGTGGAGCAGTTCCTGAAGGCGGATACTGAAAAGAATGGCGAGGTGAACACAAACCCGGAGACATGCGTGTGA
- the LOC121296250 gene encoding coiled-coil domain-containing protein 57-like translates to MVQKSLTRTVLEGGDLDALLVRKEQEWKDLQAHRIHRGETALRDTTGQLKEQREKFDRLKEDFRYNLRIPEERDQELDRYDTMFSRLKILKSTKQAESSEPRIQIATVREDLQHQYQQRVKEHQLELEKVHGLKDCDFQQYRQKYGVEGELALNQQELMVEFDSEMRRREHEFNLIIDEQLSNVIFSHDLRVKLLTNELEVYRDARDKCAVSLQAAENIAREMEKEIRHKELETKDVLSVKDAWIKELEDKLDVLELNWKKEEEIFTRKHQELDRFAHERGAVLVTVKEAHAEQVRDLEQKLRELQTRLETLEMEKRRLEWNHIDSLREKEEQLEKCQSILLCFAVSWIQWDAYIAQVSKKTVAKDMQVQSLAEQGSKEQTELARYKENVEYKYQLFQTLEQAKVQAELDWQRRCEDAERNQYLKNEELVQGLSKARDERMAELWETERELQDMNVLVQSVTIKRDQSVGVLRKHGFHSERERHGRDPQNATAEQKPLCRHSRDEKRDGNTSAARSHDTSMSITEPRKKPDVSVGPFTPGKT, encoded by the exons ATGGTCCAGAAAA GCCTTACTAGAACAGTGCTAGAGGGAGGGGATCTTGACGCACTCCTTGTGCGTAAAGAACAAGAATGGAAAGATCTCCAGGCTCACCGCATCCACCGAGGGGAGACAGCACTGCGGGACACGACTGGTCAGTTGAAAGAGCAGAGAGAGAAGTTTGACAGGCTGAAGGAGGATTTCAGGTATAACCTGCGGATCCCGGAGGAGAGAGACCAGGAGTTAGATCGCTACGACACCATGTTCAGCCGGCTGAAGATACTGAAGAGCACCAAGCAAGCAGAATCCAGTGAGCCGCGCATCCAGATAGCCACAGTGCGTGAAGATCTCCAGCATCAGTaccagcaaagggttaaagaacatCAGCTTGAATTAGAAAAAGTGCATgg CCTGAAGGACTGCGATTTCCAGCAGTATCGCCAGAAGTACGGGGTGGAGGGGGAGCTGGCATTGAATCAA caagagCTGATGGTGGAGTTTGACAGTGAGATGAGAAGGAGAGAGCATGAATTCAATCTGATAATTGATGAGCAATTGAGCAATGTCATTTTCTCACATGACCTCAG GGTTAAATTACTGACAAATGAGTTGGAGGTTTACAGAGATGCTCGAGACAAGTGTGCTGTTTCCCTGCAAGCAGCAGAAAATATTGCCCGCGAGATGGAGAAGGAGATCAGACACAAGGAATTGGAGACCAAAGATGTTTTGTCTGTCAAGGATGCATG gataAAAGAACTGGAAGATAAACTTGATGTGCTGGAGTTAAActggaagaaagaagaagaaatattCACCAGAAA GCACCAGGAGTTGGACCGCTTTGCCCATGAAAGGGGCGCAGTGCTGGTGACCGTGAAGGAGGCCCATGCTGAGCAGGTTCGGGACCTGGAGCAGAAACTCAGGGAGCTGCAGACCAGACTAGAGACCCTGGAAATGGAGAAGCGGAGACTGGAGTGGAACCACATAGACTCCTTGAGGGAGAAAGAAGAGCAGCTGGAAAA ATGCCAATCCATCCTGCTGT GCTTCGCGGTGAGCTGGATACAATGGGATGCTTACATTGCTCAGGTGTCCAAGAAAACAGTTGCAAAGGACATGCAGGTCCAGTCTCTGGCAGAACAGGGGTCCAAGGAGCAGACAGAGCTGGCCAGATATAAGGAGAATGTGGAG TACAAATATCAACTGTTTCAAACTCTGGAGCAGGCCAAGGTACAGGCAGAGCTGGACTGGCAGAGGCGCTGTGAGGATGCAGAGAGAAACCAGTACTTAAAAAATGAGGAGCTGGTTCAGGGGCTCAGTAAAGCCAGAGATGAG AGAATGGCTGAACTTTGGGAGACGGAGCGGGAGCTGCAGGATATGAATGTGCTGGTGCAAAGTGTGACCATCAAGAGGGACCAGTCCGTGGGTGTTTTACGCAAACATGGATTTcattctgagagagagagacacgg AAGAGATCCACAGAATGCAACAGCAGAACAGAAGCCTTTGTGCCGTCATAGCAGAGATGAGAAAAGAGATGGAAACACCAGTGCTGCCAGGTCACATGACACCAGCATGTCAATCACAGAGCCCAGGAAGAAGCCTGATGTCTCTGTGGGCCCCTTCACACCAGGTAAAACATGA